The genomic region GGTCGGCCACCGTTTTGGGCATGTTGGCCATCATCCCGTCCATGGAAGCCTTCATCTTGCTCGTGAACGGGTCGGCGGGGTCCTGGGGCTTATAGTTGGTGGGGGCGCTGTCGAGGCGGGTGGCGGCGGCTTCCAGCGCGGTTATTTCCTGCTGCTGATCGGCCTTGATTTTCTCAGCCATCTGGCGCATGGTGGCGTCTTTGCCGTCGCGCAGCTCGATGTCGGCCATGGCCACGGCGCCCTGGTGGTGGGCCAGCATCATGTGCGCGAAGTCGTGGTCGGTGTTGCCCTTGGGCTTTTCGGCCATCATCTGCTGCATCATCCCGTTCATAGAGGCCACCAGCGGCGAGGCGCCGGCCGCGTCGTGGCCCATAGCCGAGTAGTCCATGGTGGAGTGGTCCATGCCGGCCATGTCGCCGGCGGCCGGAGCCGTGCCGGTTTCAGTGGCGGCGGCAGAATCAGCCGTTTTATCGGAGTTGCAGCTGCCCAGCAGCAGGGTGCCCGAGCACAGGGCGGCGAGGAAAAAAGCAGATTTTTTCATGACAATAAAGGGCAAGAGTGAGGGAAAAGAAAACCGGAAAAGCCGGCTGCCTAACTGGCCGCCGGGCTTTTCACGTTGATGGTAAAGTCGCCGGTGTGAATCTGGCCGCCGTGGTTGAACTGCAGAAACACGCGGTAGAGGCCAGGCTTCTCGAAGTTGGTGTTGAACCCAATGCTGGGGCCCTTGTCGGCTTGGTCGTTGGGGTGTACGTGCAGGTAGCTCTCGGTGTCTTCGCTGATAACCACCACGTGGCCCAGCGCGCCGAGGTAGTTGTCGAGGTTGGTAACGGGCTGGCCGTCTTTGCTGATGGTGATTTTCATGCCCAGCAGTTGGCCCGTGGTCAGGGCTTTGTCAAACGAAAGCGTGGCCTGGTAGCCGTCCTGGCTCCACTGCATGTCGTCGTTTTTGAACTTCATTGGGGCGTAGGCCGCGCCTTTCACCGTGATGGGCTGGCGGCCCAGCTGGTGGCCGGCGCCGGTGGGCGTGTAGTCCTGAAACAGCACGTACTCGCCGCCTTTCGGGAAGGTGTACTGCACTTTGTAGTCGCCGTCGGCCGTGTACTCGGGGTGCTCGTGGTAGAACTGGCCCAGGTCTTTGCTGACGATGATGAGGTGGATTTTCTTCTCGTGCACCACCGCCAGCGGCACGGGCGCCGCCTCGTTGCCCGTTTCGCGGGGCGTGAAGGCGAGGGTGGCAGGCTGGCCGGCCGTGAGCTGCATGGGCGTGGGCACCAGCTTCATGTCGTAGGTTTTGCCATTGCTCACCTGGTCATTGTGCTCCAGCTTCATGCCGCACTTGGGGCACTTCTCGCCCTCTTTGGTGCTCGTGACTTCGGGGTGCATGGGGCAGGCGT from Hymenobacter canadensis harbors:
- a CDS encoding heavy metal-binding domain-containing protein, which produces MSRLPLSLLALAGLLATTGCSSDSTSSSATDTVTTPTNGPAAGTADHAGGHIYACPMHPEVTSTKEGEKCPKCGMKLEHNDQVSNGKTYDMKLVPTPMQLTAGQPATLAFTPRETGNEAAPVPLAVVHEKKIHLIIVSKDLGQFYHEHPEYTADGDYKVQYTFPKGGEYVLFQDYTPTGAGHQLGRQPITVKGAAYAPMKFKNDDMQWSQDGYQATLSFDKALTTGQLLGMKITISKDGQPVTNLDNYLGALGHVVVISEDTESYLHVHPNDQADKGPSIGFNTNFEKPGLYRVFLQFNHGGQIHTGDFTINVKSPAAS
- a CDS encoding DUF305 domain-containing protein, giving the protein MKKSAFFLAALCSGTLLLGSCNSDKTADSAAATETGTAPAAGDMAGMDHSTMDYSAMGHDAAGASPLVASMNGMMQQMMAEKPKGNTDHDFAHMMLAHHQGAVAMADIELRDGKDATMRQMAEKIKADQQQEITALEAAATRLDSAPTNYKPQDPADPFTSKMKASMDGMMANMPKTVADPDMNFNMLMTVHHQSAVDMAKAEMAHGRDTKLKEMAQMMIDAQQKEIAAFKDWHNNNADKM